One window of the Vicinamibacterales bacterium genome contains the following:
- the gmk gene encoding guanylate kinase, with protein MSSRTRGLLFIVSAASGTGKTTLAERLVQILPNLRMSRSYTSRAARAGERDGVDYNFVSRETFEAMILRQEFLEWADVFGNLYGTSRLDTEGYLASGQDVVLTIDVQGAEQVKAQDIDHTRIFVLPPSFEILERRLRGRSLDSEDAIQRRLSTARAEVFHCTAYDYVVINDELEPTVVRMQEIIAAERSRTHRMKPIAEEIIRTFRP; from the coding sequence ATGTCGAGTAGGACCCGCGGGCTGCTGTTCATCGTCTCGGCGGCCTCGGGCACCGGCAAGACGACGCTGGCCGAGCGCCTGGTGCAGATTCTCCCCAACCTGCGGATGTCGCGCTCCTACACGTCGCGGGCGGCGCGGGCCGGCGAGCGCGACGGCGTGGACTACAACTTCGTCAGCCGCGAAACCTTCGAGGCGATGATCCTCCGCCAGGAATTTCTGGAGTGGGCGGACGTGTTCGGCAACCTCTACGGGACCTCTCGCCTCGACACCGAGGGCTACCTGGCCTCCGGCCAGGACGTCGTGCTGACCATCGACGTGCAGGGCGCGGAGCAGGTCAAGGCCCAGGACATCGACCACACGCGCATCTTCGTCCTGCCGCCGTCGTTCGAGATTCTCGAGCGGCGGCTGCGCGGCCGCAGCCTCGACAGCGAGGACGCCATCCAGCGGCGGCTGTCGACGGCGCGCGCCGAGGTGTTTCATTGCACCGCCTACGACTACGTCGTGATCAATGATGAACTGGAACCCACGGTGGTGCGGATGCAGGAAATCATTGCCGCCGAGCGGTCGCGGACGCACCGCATGAAGCCGATTGCGGAAGAGATCATTCGGACGTTTCGTCCCTGA
- a CDS encoding uracil-DNA glycosylase, translated as MSREIADHLRYYADMGVTGLSRDPAWRERAEAAATEVRLKADATLVDTTSQAVSESLDDIKTEIGPACMRCKLCTLGRSQTVFGVGNPKARLMFVGEAPGEEEDKRGEPFVGRAGQLLTKIIEAIGLSREQVYIANVIKCRPPENRNPESDEVAACEPYLFRQIDVVNPAVIVPLGKFAAQCLLKTTDPITRLRGRTFDYRGTTLIPTFHPAYLLRNPSAKREVWEDMKKVRAILQGDL; from the coding sequence ATGTCACGCGAAATTGCCGATCACCTGCGTTACTACGCAGACATGGGAGTCACCGGCCTGAGCCGCGACCCCGCCTGGCGAGAGCGGGCCGAAGCGGCTGCCACTGAGGTCCGCCTAAAGGCGGACGCCACATTGGTGGACACCACATCGCAAGCGGTCAGCGAATCGCTGGACGACATCAAGACCGAGATCGGCCCGGCCTGCATGCGCTGCAAGCTGTGCACGCTCGGACGTTCGCAGACTGTGTTCGGCGTCGGCAACCCGAAGGCGCGCCTGATGTTCGTGGGTGAGGCGCCGGGCGAAGAAGAAGACAAGCGCGGCGAGCCGTTCGTGGGCCGCGCCGGGCAACTGCTGACCAAGATCATCGAAGCCATCGGCCTCTCGCGCGAGCAGGTCTACATTGCCAACGTGATCAAGTGCCGGCCGCCCGAGAACCGCAATCCCGAATCGGACGAAGTGGCGGCGTGCGAGCCGTACCTGTTCCGGCAGATCGACGTCGTCAACCCCGCCGTGATCGTGCCGCTCGGCAAGTTCGCGGCGCAGTGCCTGCTGAAGACGACTGACCCGATCACACGGCTGCGCGGGCGGACCTTCGACTATCGCGGCACCACCTTGATCCCGACCTTTCATCCCGCCTACCTGCTGCGCAACCCGTCGGCGAAGCGCGAAGTGTGGGAAGACATGAAGAAGGTCCGCGCCATCCTCCAGGGCGACCTGTAG
- the coaBC gene encoding bifunctional phosphopantothenoylcysteine decarboxylase/phosphopantothenate--cysteine ligase CoaBC translates to MAFIALGVTGGIGAYKAVEIARGLQKNGHEVVAVMTRSATQFVGPLTFEAITHREVITDQWKAGANADIEHISIASTIDLLLVAPATANTIGKFANGLADDFLSSLYVATRAPVLIAPAMNTNMFEHPAVVKNLETLMARGVHVVDPGAGYLACGWIGKGRLAEPDDVVAAAEQLLGAKTSAVGAPKPLGEGGTLAGRRLLVTAGPTFEDIDPVRYLGNRSSGRMGYALAAEALRRGAAVTLVSGPTHLPAPHGADVIAVRSAAEMHTAVMARAAEQDAVIMAAAVADYTPAEPASHKVKKSDGALTITLNRTKDILGDLGRLPSRAQGVPVLIGFAAETDDVVAYAQGKLAKKAVDLVVANDVSRAGAGFDVDTNAVSIVSKAGVEDVPLQSKSAVAGRILDRVEQLLIAVPARNAAAKA, encoded by the coding sequence ATGGCATTCATCGCACTCGGCGTGACCGGCGGCATCGGCGCCTACAAGGCGGTGGAGATCGCGCGCGGGCTCCAGAAAAACGGTCACGAGGTGGTGGCGGTGATGACCCGGTCGGCGACGCAGTTCGTCGGCCCGCTGACGTTCGAGGCCATCACCCACCGCGAAGTGATTACCGATCAGTGGAAGGCGGGCGCCAACGCCGACATCGAGCACATCTCGATCGCCTCGACCATCGACCTGCTGCTGGTGGCCCCGGCCACCGCCAACACCATCGGTAAGTTCGCGAACGGCCTCGCCGACGATTTCCTGTCGTCGCTCTACGTCGCCACCCGCGCGCCGGTGCTGATCGCACCGGCGATGAACACCAACATGTTCGAGCACCCGGCCGTGGTGAAGAACCTCGAGACGCTGATGGCGCGCGGCGTGCACGTGGTGGACCCGGGCGCCGGCTACCTGGCCTGCGGATGGATTGGCAAGGGCCGCCTGGCGGAACCGGACGACGTGGTCGCGGCGGCGGAACAGCTCTTGGGTGCGAAGACCTCGGCCGTTGGCGCGCCGAAGCCGTTAGGCGAAGGCGGCACCCTGGCCGGCCGGCGTCTGCTCGTCACCGCCGGCCCGACCTTCGAAGACATTGATCCCGTTCGCTATCTCGGCAATCGATCCAGCGGGCGCATGGGCTACGCCCTGGCCGCCGAGGCCCTGCGCCGCGGCGCCGCGGTCACGCTGGTCAGCGGGCCCACGCACCTGCCGGCGCCTCACGGCGCCGACGTGATCGCGGTGCGCAGCGCCGCCGAGATGCACACCGCGGTGATGGCGCGGGCCGCCGAACAGGATGCGGTGATCATGGCGGCGGCGGTGGCCGACTACACGCCGGCCGAGCCCGCGTCCCACAAGGTCAAGAAGAGCGACGGCGCGCTGACCATTACGCTCAACCGGACCAAGGACATTCTCGGTGACCTCGGCCGGCTGCCGTCGCGCGCCCAGGGCGTGCCGGTGCTGATTGGGTTTGCCGCCGAGACCGACGACGTGGTCGCCTACGCCCAGGGCAAGCTCGCGAAGAAGGCGGTGGACCTGGTCGTGGCCAACGACGTCTCGCGGGCCGGCGCCGGGTTCGACGTTGACACCAACGCCGTGTCGATCGTGTCGAAGGCCGGCGTCGAAGACGTGCCCCTGCAGAGCAAGAGCGCGGTGGCCGGCCGCATTCTCGATCGCGTCGAGCAGTTGCTGATCGCCGTTCCCGCGCGCAACGCCGCCGCCAAGGCCTAG
- a CDS encoding response regulator, with translation MLLTGRTLTGRILVVEDEAMVAAELHAHLRKLRLEVIGTERTWPMAVETARRARPDLVLMNTSLEGQFDGIEAAKVIQGTLGIPVVLLTTRTDAQAIALAKACSPVGCLVRPYRSGDLAISIEMALHRHAIERQLRQRELQYAAALATVGDGVLATDRDGRVTFMNPEAEALTGWRAAAAISQPADHVFQLVDEATRQPLHSAILAAIGEGHPLDATQNLLAGHDGLIPIDRQIAVLRGPDGLVSGAVVAFRDLRARRLAESAARRAEDQLREGQRVQAIGHLAGGVAHDFNNLLTVINGYAEALVEMGGWEPRVAKMLNGIHQAGRRSAALTSQLLSFSRKDAPSAQTVAPNDLIAGIIDMLQRLIGEDITVVTTLRPNIGCVNVEPSQLEQIVMNLVLNARDAMPAGGRVVIETAAVTFNEPTANPDSIPAGRYLVLSVSDPGVGMKPDVQRRIFEPLFTTKPAGKGTGLGLATVYGIVRNAGGRVVVFSAVDKGTVFKVFLPLSELEPAGATSPVAAAPEPAGWETVLLVEDDGDVREFAAVAISRFGFRVITAPTGIEALALCEADPSLISLLVTDVVMPSMSGPELAARVRALVPGLRVLYLSGYPEDALGQAGPGAATAFLQKPFTSAELAGAIRGLLDG, from the coding sequence ATGCTGTTGACGGGTCGCACGCTTACGGGACGAATCCTCGTTGTGGAAGACGAAGCCATGGTCGCGGCGGAACTGCACGCGCACCTGCGGAAGCTTCGCCTGGAGGTCATCGGGACTGAACGGACCTGGCCGATGGCGGTGGAGACGGCCCGGCGCGCGAGGCCCGACCTCGTGCTGATGAACACCAGCCTCGAAGGGCAATTCGACGGCATCGAGGCCGCCAAGGTGATCCAGGGGACGCTCGGCATCCCGGTGGTGCTGCTCACGACGCGCACCGACGCGCAGGCGATTGCACTGGCCAAGGCGTGCAGTCCCGTGGGCTGCCTGGTCCGCCCGTACCGCTCCGGCGACCTCGCGATCAGCATTGAGATGGCGCTGCACCGCCATGCGATCGAGCGCCAGCTGCGCCAGCGTGAGCTCCAATATGCCGCCGCGCTGGCCACCGTCGGCGATGGCGTGCTCGCCACCGATCGCGACGGGCGCGTGACGTTCATGAACCCCGAAGCCGAGGCCCTGACCGGGTGGCGGGCCGCGGCGGCGATTAGCCAGCCGGCGGACCACGTGTTTCAGCTGGTGGACGAGGCGACGCGGCAACCCCTGCACAGCGCCATCCTGGCGGCGATCGGGGAGGGCCATCCGCTGGATGCGACGCAGAATCTGTTGGCCGGGCACGACGGGCTCATTCCCATCGACAGGCAGATCGCCGTCCTCAGGGGACCGGATGGTCTCGTCTCCGGCGCGGTCGTGGCCTTTCGAGATTTGCGGGCCCGCCGCCTTGCCGAATCCGCCGCTCGCCGCGCCGAAGATCAACTGCGCGAGGGCCAGCGCGTGCAGGCCATCGGGCACCTGGCCGGCGGCGTGGCCCACGACTTCAACAACCTGCTCACGGTGATTAATGGCTACGCCGAGGCGTTGGTGGAAATGGGGGGGTGGGAGCCGCGTGTCGCCAAGATGCTGAACGGTATTCACCAGGCGGGCAGGCGATCGGCGGCCCTCACCTCGCAGTTGTTGTCGTTTTCCCGCAAGGACGCGCCGAGCGCGCAGACGGTCGCTCCCAATGACCTGATCGCCGGCATCATCGACATGCTGCAGCGGCTGATTGGCGAAGACATCACGGTCGTGACCACGCTGCGCCCGAACATCGGGTGCGTCAATGTGGAGCCCAGCCAACTCGAACAGATCGTCATGAACCTCGTCCTCAATGCCCGCGACGCCATGCCCGCAGGCGGCCGCGTGGTCATCGAGACGGCGGCGGTCACGTTTAACGAGCCCACCGCGAACCCCGACAGCATTCCGGCGGGCCGATACCTGGTGCTGTCGGTGAGCGACCCGGGCGTGGGCATGAAGCCAGACGTGCAGAGGCGGATTTTCGAGCCGTTGTTCACGACCAAGCCGGCCGGCAAGGGCACCGGGCTGGGGCTGGCGACGGTCTATGGGATTGTGCGGAATGCCGGCGGACGGGTCGTCGTCTTCAGCGCCGTGGACAAGGGCACGGTGTTCAAGGTGTTCCTCCCCTTGAGCGAACTGGAACCGGCGGGTGCGACCTCGCCGGTGGCGGCCGCGCCGGAACCGGCGGGGTGGGAGACCGTGTTGCTCGTGGAGGACGACGGGGACGTCCGCGAGTTCGCCGCCGTCGCCATCAGCCGCTTTGGCTTCCGGGTGATCACCGCGCCGACCGGGATCGAGGCGCTCGCGTTGTGTGAAGCAGATCCGTCGCTGATCAGCCTGCTGGTCACCGACGTGGTCATGCCGTCGATGAGCGGACCGGAACTGGCGGCGCGCGTCCGCGCCCTGGTGCCGGGCCTCCGCGTCTTGTACCTGTCCGGCTATCCCGAAGATGCATTGGGGCAGGCCGGCCCGGGCGCGGCGACGGCATTCCTGCAGAAGCCGTTCACCAGCGCGGAACTGGCGGGTGCCATCCGCGGCCTGCTTGACGGTTAA
- the priA gene encoding primosomal protein N' has product MSDRLVSVAVPVPALGLLTYRVPPDQPMPVPGARVVVPLGPRQITGVAVGQVSAADTRFALKDIVQVMDADAFVPADVVKLTQWVADYYLAGPGAALAAALPPHGLTARADRFKTVRVVALTAAGMVRLKADATAGEVASGFSTDDASAKAVSRTLGKKQQEALELLKGSPDGMAAPDLAARGIASATITRLKGFGYVAVRNDRVDRDPFEHAVGAGKASTFAPGATVDKDGASARRALTDEQQAAMAHLAPLAAAKAFHVALVHGVTGSGKTEVYLQLADAVRQSGRGVLMLVPEIALTPQVAALFRARFGAAVAIQHSGLSDGERHDQWHRIRRGDVNVVIGTRSAVFAPLANPGLIIVDEEHDTSYKQDETPRYNGRDVAIMRGKFAGALVVIGSATPTLESYANALAGRYSLVTLNRRVLDRPMAQVQVINMRDEIAAAGTEVVLSRALHEAIQARLDQGQQSLILLNRRGFANSVLCRQCGASLECPNCSVTLTVHTSQGLPSRSAEREGWRARCHYCNFTRMVPKACEKCAAPYMERIGFGTERVEAEVRAAFPKARVARVDRDTVRRKGSLVEILDRVASRDVDVLIGTQMIAKGHDFPEVTLVGVISADVGLGLADFRSAERTFQLLTQVAGRAGRGERPGQAIIQSLVPEHYSVRLACDQDYRAFYEKEVEFRRAMRYPPQVAMVNVVVRGKTFEEAMAGAHDLAEATKGGRGFVVLGPAPAPLTKLRGEHRAQFFLKGTSRKAMREALQLALSRKPELGKRLSVDVDPLSML; this is encoded by the coding sequence GTGAGCGATCGTCTCGTGTCCGTCGCGGTGCCGGTGCCCGCGCTCGGCCTGCTCACCTATCGCGTCCCTCCCGATCAGCCCATGCCCGTGCCCGGCGCGCGCGTGGTGGTGCCGCTTGGCCCGCGCCAGATCACCGGCGTCGCCGTCGGGCAGGTCAGCGCCGCCGACACCAGGTTCGCGCTGAAGGACATCGTCCAGGTGATGGACGCGGACGCGTTCGTGCCGGCGGATGTGGTCAAGCTCACGCAGTGGGTGGCCGACTATTACCTGGCCGGCCCCGGCGCGGCGCTCGCCGCGGCGCTGCCGCCGCACGGGTTGACCGCGCGGGCGGACCGATTCAAGACCGTGCGGGTGGTGGCGCTCACCGCGGCGGGCATGGTCCGCCTAAAGGCGGACGCTACGGCAGGCGAGGTGGCGTCCGGCTTCTCGACCGACGACGCCTCGGCGAAGGCGGTTAGCCGGACCTTGGGCAAGAAACAGCAAGAGGCGCTGGAGTTGCTCAAGGGCTCGCCCGACGGCATGGCGGCGCCCGACCTCGCCGCTCGCGGCATCGCCTCCGCCACCATCACCCGGCTGAAGGGGTTCGGCTACGTCGCGGTCCGCAACGACCGCGTCGATCGCGATCCGTTCGAGCATGCGGTCGGTGCCGGCAAGGCTTCCACCTTCGCGCCGGGCGCTACGGTGGACAAGGACGGTGCGTCGGCACGGCGAGCGCTGACGGACGAGCAACAGGCCGCGATGGCCCACCTCGCGCCGTTGGCCGCAGCGAAGGCCTTTCACGTCGCGCTCGTGCACGGCGTGACCGGCAGCGGCAAGACCGAGGTCTACCTGCAGCTGGCCGACGCGGTGCGGCAGAGCGGGCGCGGCGTGCTGATGCTGGTGCCCGAGATTGCGTTGACGCCGCAGGTGGCGGCGCTGTTTCGCGCCCGCTTCGGCGCCGCGGTGGCGATCCAGCACAGCGGCCTGTCGGACGGCGAGCGGCACGACCAGTGGCATCGCATCCGCCGCGGCGACGTCAACGTCGTGATCGGCACGCGCTCGGCGGTGTTCGCGCCGCTGGCCAACCCCGGCCTGATCATCGTCGACGAAGAGCACGACACCTCGTACAAGCAGGACGAGACGCCGCGCTACAACGGCCGCGACGTCGCCATCATGCGCGGCAAGTTCGCCGGCGCGCTGGTCGTCATCGGCTCGGCGACGCCGACGCTCGAGTCCTACGCCAACGCGCTGGCCGGGCGCTACTCGCTGGTCACCCTCAACCGCCGCGTGCTCGACCGGCCGATGGCGCAGGTGCAGGTGATCAACATGCGCGACGAGATCGCGGCCGCGGGCACCGAGGTGGTGTTGAGCCGGGCGCTGCACGAGGCGATCCAGGCGCGGCTGGACCAGGGGCAGCAGTCGCTGATTCTGCTCAACCGGCGGGGATTTGCCAATTCGGTGCTGTGCCGGCAATGCGGCGCGAGCCTGGAGTGCCCCAACTGCAGCGTGACGCTGACCGTGCACACGAGTCAGGGCCTGCCGAGCCGAAGCGCGGAGCGCGAAGGCTGGCGGGCGCGTTGCCACTACTGCAACTTCACCCGGATGGTGCCGAAGGCGTGCGAGAAATGCGCCGCCCCCTACATGGAACGCATCGGCTTCGGCACCGAGCGCGTCGAGGCCGAGGTTCGCGCCGCGTTCCCGAAGGCGAGGGTGGCGCGCGTCGATCGCGACACCGTGCGCCGGAAGGGCAGTCTCGTCGAGATCCTGGACCGCGTGGCGAGCCGCGATGTGGACGTGCTGATCGGCACGCAGATGATCGCGAAGGGCCACGACTTTCCGGAGGTCACGCTGGTCGGCGTGATCTCCGCCGACGTCGGCCTCGGGCTCGCCGACTTCCGCTCGGCCGAACGCACGTTCCAGCTGCTCACGCAGGTGGCCGGCCGCGCCGGCCGCGGCGAGCGGCCCGGGCAGGCCATCATCCAGTCGCTGGTGCCCGAGCATTACAGCGTGCGGCTGGCCTGCGACCAGGACTACCGCGCCTTCTACGAGAAGGAAGTCGAGTTCCGCCGGGCCATGCGCTACCCGCCGCAAGTGGCGATGGTCAACGTCGTGGTGCGCGGCAAGACGTTCGAAGAGGCGATGGCCGGCGCGCACGACCTGGCCGAGGCGACCAAGGGCGGGCGCGGCTTCGTGGTGCTCGGCCCGGCGCCGGCGCCGCTGACGAAGTTGCGCGGCGAACACCGCGCCCAGTTCTTCCTGAAGGGGACGAGCCGCAAGGCGATGCGCGAGGCGCTGCAACTGGCCCTGTCGCGGAAGCCGGAACTGGGCAAGCGCCTCTCGGTGGACGTCGACCCGCTATCGATGTTGTGA